A genomic window from Glycine max cultivar Williams 82 chromosome 17, Glycine_max_v4.0, whole genome shotgun sequence includes:
- the LOC100788744 gene encoding uncharacterized protein LOC100788744 produces the protein MGSRRDEAPAINSTNVFAALGSLKKKKKKPEKDHQGPSKPKDKKDVFWAPAPLTSKSWADVDDEDDDDYYATTAPPESVWAAPTVTQNDAAAAEESESELEGLDDADDDAEDEQENENDLEVTEEAEPVLRKPPEPPVVTKEAERQLSKKELKKKGLEELEAVLAELGYTPKEPTGQEDDSNGAEKKEEDPNGAVEKKENATGESKNAKKKKKKDKSSKEQKESQDQPHGVDAGTGNATSETAETEKAEDASAIDVKERLKKVASMKKKKSSKEMDAAARAAANEAAARNARLAASKKKEKAHYNQQPVR, from the exons ATGGGGAGCAGGAGGGACGAGGCGCCCGCCATAAACAGCACCAACGTCTTCGCCGCCCTCGGAAGcctcaagaagaagaagaagaagcccgAGAAGGACCACCAGGGCCCGTCCAAGCCCAAGGACAAGAAGGACGTCTTTTGGGCCCCCGCGCCTCTCACCTCCAAGTCATGGGCCGATGTTGACGACGAAGATGACGACGACTACTACGCCACCACCGCTCCTCCCGAATCTGTTTGGGCCGCGCCGACCGTCACTCAAAACGACGCCGCTGCTGCTgag GAAAGTGAGAGTGAGTTggaaggtcttgatgatgcagATGATGATGCTGAGGAtgaacaagaaaatgaaaatgacttAGAAGTGACAGAAGAAGCTGAGCCTGTTCTCCGGAAGCCTCCTGAACCACCAGTGGTTACAAAAGAAGCTGAAAGGCAACTTTCTAAGAaggaattaaagaaaaagggGCTTGAAGAACTTGAAGCTGTTTTGGCTGAGCTAGGATACACACCGAAGGAACCCACTGGCCAAGAAGATGATTCCAATG GTgctgagaagaaagaagaggatccTAATGGTGCTGTGGAAAAGAAGGAGAATGCTACCGGGGAAAGCAAAAATgctaaaaagaagaagaagaaggacaaaTCTTCAAAGGAGCAGAAAGAATCACAAGACCAGCCTCATGGTGTGGATGCTGGAACTGGAAATGCAACTTCTGAAACTGCTGAAACGGAGAAGGCTGAGGATGCATCTGCAATTGATGTTAAAGAGAGGCTTAAGAAGGTTGCttcaatgaagaagaagaaatcaagcAAGGAGATGGATGCTGCTGCTCGTGCTGCTGCAAATGAGGCTGCTGCAAGGAATGCAAGGCTGGCTGCAtccaagaaaaaagagaaggcCCACTACAATC